The genomic window ACCTCCTCCCGCGCCGCCGACGCCCGCTACTGGCTGGCTTCCAGCCTGGAGCAGGACCAGCGGTGGGACGAGGCGGCCGAGGCCTACACCGAATTCCTGGCCAAGCACGCCGACCAGCGCCTCCTGGGCAAGGAGGCCCGGCTGAACCGCGTGCGCTGCTGGGGCATCCGCCAATGGGACAGCCCGGCCGCCAGCACAGGCCTGGCCAACGCCCTGTCCGACGACCGCGAAGAAGTCCGTATCGCCGCGGCCCTCCAGCTCGCCAAGCGCCGGGACACCCGTGCCCTGCCGGTGCTCCAGGCCGGCCTGCGGGTGGACGCCTCGTCCGAAGCCTGCCGCCTGGCCCTCCTCGCCATGGGCGTCCAACCCCAGGCCGCCGGGCCCGCCCAAGGACGCTTCCTCGTGGTGCGGGTGAAGGAGCGCGCCAAGGCCGAAGCCCTCACTGTGCGCCTGGCCCTGGGCCTCGCCCGGGCCGTGGGCGGTTACCTCTCGGACGAGCAGATGCGCCAGGCGAAGAAGAAGGGCGTGGACCTGGAGCGCCTCATGGACCAGGCCCTCAATGCCCCGAAGGGCACCGAGCTCTTCAGCCTCGATGACGGCAAGAGCACCGTGACGGTGACGGTCGAATAGCCCGCGCCGCGGCCGGGCCGGACAGACCGGCTAAGCTGGTCTCTGACCATGTCGCGCATTCTCCGCTTCTTCCGGGACCACCTCCGCCCCCACGCCCCCCTCATTGCGGGGGCTTCGCTGCTTCTGCTCCTGGCGGGCCTCTGCCAGGGCGCCCTCATCGCCTCCATCAAGTTCGTCTTCGACGATGGCAAGGCCCACGCCCTGCAGGCCGCCCAGCCGGGCCTCTTCGGGCAGCTGGAACACCTGCGCGCCTGGGCCATGGCCCGCCTGCCGGAAGCCTCGGCCCTGCGGAGCGGCGGCCTGCTGGTGCCCCTGGTGCTCGTGTCGCTCTTCGCCCTGAAGGGCCTCTTCACCTACAGCGGCACCCTGCTGATGGTCCGCAGCGGGATTCTGGCCACCCAGGCCCTGCGCGAGCGCCTGTTCGCCCACCTGCTGATCCAGGAGCCCGCCTTCTTCCAGAAGCACCCGGTCGGCGAGCTGCTGACCCGCAGCATCAGCGATGTGGGCGCAGTACAAGGCATCGCCAGCAACCAGCTGGCGGAGGCCGTCCGCGAAGTCTGCGTGGCCCTCACCATGCTGGCCACGGTCCTCTACATGGACTGGAAGCTGAGCCTCACCCTCTTCCTCGCCGGCCCCCTGGTGGTCCTGCCCGTGAAGCGGCTCAGCCAGCGCATCCGCAAGGTGAACCACCGGAACCAGGAGGCTTCCAGCCGCCTGCTCCAGCGCCTCAAGGAAGTCTTCAGCAACATCCGCGTGGTCCAGGCCTTCGCCCGGGAGTCCTACGAGGTCCAGCGGTTCCGGATCCAGAACCTCGAGCTGTTCCGCCTGGGCATGAAGAGCGCCCGGGCCTCGGCCCTCTCCACGCCGATCATGGAGCTGGTGGGCGGGTTCCTGCTGGCCTTCCTCGCCGCCTACGCCTCGGGGCGCTTCAAGGCCGGCACCCTCACCACCGAGAACTTCCTCACCTACATCCTGGCCATCTACGCCCTCTACGACCCCCTGCGGCGGCTCACCAAGCTCAACAACGAGATGCAGGTCGCCTCCGCCAGCCTGGATCGCGTCTACAGCATGCTCGACCGGGTGCCCGAGCTCCCCGTGAGCCCGAATCCGAAGCCCATGCCCACCCATCCCAACCTGCTGCGCTTCGAGGGCGTCGAGTTCGCCTACGACGACAAACACCCGGTGCTCCGCGGCATCGACCTGGAGATCCACTCCGGCGAGACCGTGGCCCTGGTGGGCGGCAGCGGCGGCGGCAAGACCACCCTGGTGAACCTGGTGCCCCGCTTCTTCGATCCCACCGCGGGGCGCATCACCCTCGACGGCATCGACCTGCGGGACTTCGACCCCCGCGACCTGCGGAAGGCCATCGGCATCGTCACCCAGGAGACCCTGCTCTTCATGGACACGGTGCACGACAACATCGCCTATGGGCTGCACGCCAGTCGCGAGGCCGTCATCGAGGCCGCGAAGAAGGCCCATGCCCACGACTTCGTCGCGGCCCTGCCCAAGGGCTACGACACGCCCCTGGCCGAGACGGGTTCCAGCCTGAGCGGTGGGCAGCGCCAGCGCCTCGCCATCGCGCGGGCCCTGCTGCACGATCCCCCCATCCTCATCCTGGACGAGGCCACCAGCGCCCTCGACACCGAGAGCGAGCGCGCCGTGCAGGCGGCCCTCGAAACCCTCATGCAGAACCGCACCACCCTGGTGATCGCCCACCGCCTGAGCACCATCCAGCGCGCCACCCGCATCTGCGCCCTGAAGCGGGGCCAGATCGTCGAACAGGGCACCCACGACGAACTTCTCGCCCGCCACGGTGAGTACGCGCGCCTGCACAAGCTGCAGTTCGCCGAGGGTTGACCTCCTTCCGATGAAGCGCTCCGACTTCCACTTCGACCTGCCGCCGGACCTCATCGCGCAGCACCCTGCGCTGGACCGGGATGGCGCCCGCCTGCTGGTGGTGGACGCACAGACCGGTAGCTGGTCCCACCGCACCATCCGCGACCTGCCCGAACTCGTGCCCCCGCACAGCCTGTGCGTACCGAACGATGTAAGGGTCCGCCATGCGCGGCTCTTCCTGAAGCGCTCGGGCGGGGGCGCGGGCGAGGCCCTGCTGCTCCGCAGCCTGGGGCAGGGTCGGTTCGAGGCCATGGTGAAACCAGGAGCCCGTCTGAAACCCGGCGCCTCGGCCACCGTGGTGGACCCGATCTCCGGCGCGGCGCTGGCCCGGATCGAGATCCTCGACACCCTGCCGGAGGGCCTGCGCGCCGTGCGGGTCCATGCGGACCACGACCTGGACTGGGACGAGATCGACCGCATCGGCCGCCTGCCCCTCCCGCCCTACATCGAGCACCTGGCCGCCGACGAGGACGAGACCCGCTACCAGACCGTGTTCGCCGCCCGGGAGGGCGAGGCGGTGGCCGCCCCCACGGCGGGCCTGCACTTCACCCCGGAGCTCATCGCCGAGCTCCAGACCAGGGGCTGCGGCTGGCATCCGGTGAGGCTCCATGTGGGTCTCGGCACCTTCCGCCCCATGACCGCCGAGCGCCTGGAGGATCACGCCATGCACGAGGAGCGCTTCGAGGTTCCCGCCTCCACGGCGGCCATCCTCGAACCCGTGCTGCGCGACCACTCCCGCCCCGTCCTCTGCGTGGGCACCACTTCGCTGCGCACCCTTGAAGGGGCCTGGGACGGCGTGCGGCTCACGCGAGAGGGCGCCACCCGCCTCTTCATCACGCCGGGCCATCGGCTCCGCACCGCGGACCACCTGCTGACCAACTTCCACCTGCCGGAGAGCACCCTGTTTGTGCTGGTGTCGGCCCTGCTGGGCGTCGACCTGGCCCGGGCCGCCTACGCCGAGGCCGTGCGTGAGCGCTACCGGTTCTTCAGCTACGGCGACGCCATGCTGATCCTCAACGCGCGCCGTCCCAGCTAAGAGGCGGGAAAAGCAGGAGCGTGGCTTGCCCACGATTCTGCGCGGGCGTCCCGGGGGGAGGCTCCAGGTCCACGAGCCACAGGCGAGTGAGCGCAACGCAGGGCGTTGCGTCACATGGAGGCGCGCAGCGCACCGTGAGATCCCCGCAGCGCACGCGCCGCGAGGGGAACCCCGGACCGTTACAGGTAATCCACGAACTGGTGGATCACGGGGATGCGGTGCTTCTTGCCCTTGGTGGCCTGCAGGATGCTCGTGACGGACATGCCCAGGCACCAGAGCAGCCAGAGGGGTAGGAAGAAGCGCACCGAGACCGGCCCGAAGATGGGAAACAGCCCCATGATGACCATGGCCAGGGTCACGGCGCATTCCGTGAAGGCCAGGATGACGCCCTGTCGCGCATGCCAGAGCAACTCGGAGTCCTCCCGGTTGCGCATGTAGGGCAGGAAGGCCCAGGGCCCGGCGTAGCACAGGATCAGGTCTCGCAGGCGCTCCCCCACATAGAGGGGAGTCTGGGTATCCAGGGGCACGGCAACCTCCGAATCGAGGATAGCGCAAGGCCCTTCCATCCATGAATTCCGTCTCCGTCCACCCTTCGGTCTAGGGAAAATTACCTGTTTGGACCTTGACCGTGCTCCGGGCCCGTCCATCCTGGATCCACACCTTCCCGGAGCCCCATGCGCCAGACCTTCCCCCTGGTCGCCCTCGCCCTGCTGGCCGCCTGCGGCGGGGGAGGTGGCGGAGGCACCCCGGTGGTCGCGGCGCCGGCCCCCCCGCCCGCCACCTGCCCCATTTCCGTGGCCAAGCCCAACCCCTCCTTCGCGGGCGACCTGGTTCCGGCCCTACAGAGCAGCTGCGGGGCGGCCGCCACCAGCTGCCACGGCGGCGCCTCCCCCACGGGCCACGCGACCTTTTCCGGCACCGCGGCCGAGGTCTACGCGCAGCTGGTCAATGTCGTTCCCGCCAGCGCTCCCGCAGGCTGGCTCCGCGTGAAACCTGGCGATCCCGCCCACTCCTGGATCCTGGAGAAGGTCACCAAGGACCAGCCGGGGGGATCCGGATATGGCACTCGCATGCCCCAGGGGGCGCCCAACCTCTGTCAGCCCACCGTGGACACGCTCTCGGCCTGGATCAGCGCCGGGGCCCCCAACAACTAGGATCCCATGGCCGACCTCACCCCTGTTTCCAG from Geothrix sp. includes these protein-coding regions:
- a CDS encoding ABC transporter ATP-binding protein produces the protein MSRILRFFRDHLRPHAPLIAGASLLLLLAGLCQGALIASIKFVFDDGKAHALQAAQPGLFGQLEHLRAWAMARLPEASALRSGGLLVPLVLVSLFALKGLFTYSGTLLMVRSGILATQALRERLFAHLLIQEPAFFQKHPVGELLTRSISDVGAVQGIASNQLAEAVREVCVALTMLATVLYMDWKLSLTLFLAGPLVVLPVKRLSQRIRKVNHRNQEASSRLLQRLKEVFSNIRVVQAFARESYEVQRFRIQNLELFRLGMKSARASALSTPIMELVGGFLLAFLAAYASGRFKAGTLTTENFLTYILAIYALYDPLRRLTKLNNEMQVASASLDRVYSMLDRVPELPVSPNPKPMPTHPNLLRFEGVEFAYDDKHPVLRGIDLEIHSGETVALVGGSGGGKTTLVNLVPRFFDPTAGRITLDGIDLRDFDPRDLRKAIGIVTQETLLFMDTVHDNIAYGLHASREAVIEAAKKAHAHDFVAALPKGYDTPLAETGSSLSGGQRQRLAIARALLHDPPILILDEATSALDTESERAVQAALETLMQNRTTLVIAHRLSTIQRATRICALKRGQIVEQGTHDELLARHGEYARLHKLQFAEG
- a CDS encoding tetratricopeptide repeat protein, translated to MTLSLLLALPALVAPAAPEPLAMVAMESPAEALFRAGRDLRYAQRWYEASLVYRALIRDFPTSSRAADARYWLASSLEQDQRWDEAAEAYTEFLAKHADQRLLGKEARLNRVRCWGIRQWDSPAASTGLANALSDDREEVRIAAALQLAKRRDTRALPVLQAGLRVDASSEACRLALLAMGVQPQAAGPAQGRFLVVRVKERAKAEALTVRLALGLARAVGGYLSDEQMRQAKKKGVDLERLMDQALNAPKGTELFSLDDGKSTVTVTVE
- the queA gene encoding tRNA preQ1(34) S-adenosylmethionine ribosyltransferase-isomerase QueA — encoded protein: MKRSDFHFDLPPDLIAQHPALDRDGARLLVVDAQTGSWSHRTIRDLPELVPPHSLCVPNDVRVRHARLFLKRSGGGAGEALLLRSLGQGRFEAMVKPGARLKPGASATVVDPISGAALARIEILDTLPEGLRAVRVHADHDLDWDEIDRIGRLPLPPYIEHLAADEDETRYQTVFAAREGEAVAAPTAGLHFTPELIAELQTRGCGWHPVRLHVGLGTFRPMTAERLEDHAMHEERFEVPASTAAILEPVLRDHSRPVLCVGTTSLRTLEGAWDGVRLTREGATRLFITPGHRLRTADHLLTNFHLPESTLFVLVSALLGVDLARAAYAEAVRERYRFFSYGDAMLILNARRPS